A single region of the Streptomyces sp. ITFR-16 genome encodes:
- a CDS encoding transglycosylase family protein has translation MLLNSKGNKHRRPSKAVRIATLAGVTGAAIAVPLMGATGASAASVSTWDAVAQCESGGNWSINTGNGYYGGLQFSQSSWAAAGGTQYAARADLATKAQQIATAEKLLDMQGPGAWSCAGAGNLSNDGVDPGVDTGSGAAKTETAPKQESAPAQQAAPKKAERTEAPATNRSDRSAAPKKAEKKTVTTPTGDKVAKGDGEYKVVAGDSLSKIAADHKVKGGWAKLFKLNKDIVEDADLIYPGQQLHLTK, from the coding sequence ATGCTGCTCAACAGCAAGGGCAACAAGCACCGCCGCCCGTCCAAGGCCGTCCGTATCGCCACGCTCGCCGGTGTCACCGGTGCCGCCATCGCCGTCCCGCTCATGGGCGCGACCGGCGCCTCCGCCGCCTCGGTGTCCACGTGGGACGCCGTCGCCCAGTGCGAGTCCGGTGGCAACTGGTCCATCAACACCGGCAACGGCTACTACGGCGGCCTGCAGTTCTCGCAGTCCAGCTGGGCCGCCGCCGGCGGCACCCAGTACGCGGCCCGCGCCGACCTGGCCACCAAGGCCCAGCAGATCGCCACCGCCGAGAAGCTCCTCGACATGCAGGGCCCGGGCGCCTGGTCCTGCGCCGGCGCCGGCAACCTGAGCAACGACGGTGTCGACCCGGGCGTCGACACCGGCTCCGGTGCCGCCAAGACCGAGACCGCTCCGAAGCAGGAGTCCGCGCCGGCCCAGCAGGCCGCGCCGAAGAAGGCCGAGCGCACCGAGGCGCCCGCCACCAACCGCTCGGACCGCTCGGCCGCCCCGAAGAAGGCCGAGAAGAAGACCGTCACCACCCCCACCGGCGACAAGGTCGCCAAGGGTGACGGCGAGTACAAGGTCGTCGCGGGCGACTCGCTCAGCAAGATCGCCGCGGACCACAAGGTCAAGGGCGGCTGGGCGAAGCTCTTCAAGCTCAACAAGGACATCGTCGAGGACGCCGACCTGATCTACCCGGGCCAGCAGCTCCACCTGACGAAGTAG
- the eno gene encoding phosphopyruvate hydratase, with protein MPSIDVVVAREILDSRGNPTVEVEVGLDDGSTGRAAVPSGASTGAFEAIELRDGDPNRYQGKGVEKAVLAVIEQIGPELVGYDATEQRLIDQAMFDLDATENKGSLGANAILGVSLAVAHAASEASDLPLFRYLGGPNAHLLPVPMMNILNGGSHADSNVDIQEFMIAPIGAESFSEALRWGAEVYHTLKKVLKTKGLSTGLGDEGGFAPNLESNRAALDLILEAIKEAGYAPGKDIALALDVAASEFYKDGKYEFEGKSRSAAEMTEYYEELVSAYPLVSIEDPLYEDDWAGWKVITDKLGAKVQIVGDDLFVTNPERLARGIEEGSANALLVKVNQIGSLTETLDAVELAQRNGFKCMMSHRSGETEDVTIADLAVAVNCGQIKTGAPARSDRVAKYNQLLRIEEILDDAAVYAGRSAFPRFKG; from the coding sequence GTGCCGTCCATCGACGTCGTCGTAGCCCGGGAAATCCTCGACTCCCGGGGCAACCCCACGGTCGAGGTCGAGGTTGGCCTCGACGACGGCAGCACGGGTCGTGCTGCTGTCCCGTCCGGAGCCTCCACCGGTGCGTTCGAGGCCATTGAGCTTCGCGACGGTGACCCCAACCGCTACCAGGGCAAGGGCGTCGAGAAGGCCGTCCTCGCCGTGATCGAGCAGATCGGCCCGGAGCTCGTCGGGTACGACGCGACCGAGCAGCGCCTCATCGACCAGGCGATGTTCGACCTGGACGCCACGGAGAACAAGGGCTCGCTCGGCGCCAACGCCATCCTCGGCGTCTCGCTCGCCGTGGCGCACGCCGCCTCCGAGGCCTCCGACCTGCCGCTGTTCCGCTACCTCGGTGGCCCGAACGCGCACCTGCTGCCCGTCCCGATGATGAACATCCTCAACGGTGGGTCGCACGCCGACTCCAACGTGGACATCCAGGAGTTCATGATCGCCCCCATCGGCGCGGAGTCCTTTTCCGAGGCCCTGCGCTGGGGCGCCGAGGTCTACCACACGCTCAAGAAGGTCCTGAAGACCAAGGGCCTGTCCACCGGTCTCGGTGACGAGGGCGGCTTCGCGCCGAACCTCGAGTCCAACCGCGCCGCCCTCGACCTCATCCTCGAGGCCATCAAGGAGGCCGGTTACGCCCCGGGCAAGGACATCGCGCTCGCGCTCGACGTCGCCGCCTCGGAGTTCTACAAGGACGGCAAGTACGAGTTCGAGGGCAAGTCCCGCTCGGCCGCCGAGATGACCGAGTACTACGAGGAGCTCGTCTCCGCGTACCCGCTGGTCTCCATCGAGGACCCGCTGTACGAGGACGACTGGGCCGGCTGGAAGGTCATCACCGACAAGCTCGGTGCCAAGGTGCAGATCGTCGGCGACGACCTCTTCGTCACCAACCCGGAGCGCCTGGCCCGCGGCATCGAGGAGGGCTCCGCCAACGCCCTGCTCGTCAAGGTCAACCAGATCGGTTCGCTGACCGAGACCCTGGACGCCGTCGAGCTGGCCCAGCGCAACGGCTTCAAGTGCATGATGTCCCACCGCTCCGGCGAGACCGAGGACGTCACCATCGCCGACCTCGCGGTCGCCGTGAACTGCGGCCAGATCAAGACCGGCGCCCCGGCCCGCTCGGACCGTGTCGCCAAGTACAACCAGCTGCTGCGCATCGAGGAGATCCTCGACGACGCCGCGGTCTACGCGGGCCGTTCCGCCTTCCCGCGCTTCAAGGGCTGA
- a CDS encoding septum formation initiator family protein, which produces MAAKDRDRFSTATRLRLLGEQTAARVYRSQNRRQARRSRLTGRAAFLALVVCSLVVALAYPMRQYVSQRDEIADQQRLAQEAEARTEELRDEKARLQDDAYVKRLAREHLHYLLPGETGYTVVDPDAARERDGKPGETDRPWHSNLWDGVDSADRG; this is translated from the coding sequence ATGGCCGCGAAGGACCGGGACCGGTTCTCCACCGCGACCCGGCTGAGGCTGCTCGGCGAGCAGACCGCCGCCCGCGTCTACCGGTCCCAGAACCGCCGGCAGGCCCGCCGCTCCCGGCTCACCGGCCGGGCCGCCTTCCTGGCCCTGGTCGTCTGCTCCCTGGTCGTCGCCCTCGCCTACCCGATGCGTCAGTACGTCTCGCAGCGCGACGAGATCGCCGACCAGCAGCGGCTGGCGCAGGAGGCCGAGGCGCGCACCGAGGAGCTGCGGGACGAGAAGGCCCGCCTCCAGGACGACGCGTACGTCAAGCGGCTGGCCCGCGAACACCTGCACTACCTTCTTCCCGGGGAGACCGGCTACACCGTGGTCGACCCCGACGCGGCCAGGGAGCGCGACGGGAAGCCGGGCGAGACCGACCGCCCGTGGCACTCCAACCTGTGGGACGGCGTCGACAGCGCCGACCGCGGCTGA
- a CDS encoding DUF501 domain-containing protein, giving the protein METPPPQTESTAPTDADIAAFQQQLGRPPRGLRAIAHRCPCGNPDVVETQPRLEDGTPFPTTYYLTCPRAASAIGTLEANGVMKEMTARLETDPELAAAYRAAHEDYLARRDAIEVLEGFPSAGGMPDRVKCLHVLVGHSLAAGPGVNPLGDEAIAMLPEWWRKGPCVSPCDGPGGDEG; this is encoded by the coding sequence ATGGAAACGCCCCCTCCCCAGACCGAGTCCACCGCGCCCACGGACGCGGACATCGCCGCGTTCCAGCAGCAGCTGGGGCGCCCGCCGCGCGGTCTGCGCGCCATCGCGCACCGCTGCCCGTGCGGCAACCCGGACGTGGTCGAGACACAGCCCCGGCTGGAGGACGGTACGCCGTTCCCGACGACGTACTACCTGACGTGCCCGCGCGCGGCGTCCGCGATCGGCACGCTGGAGGCGAACGGGGTCATGAAGGAGATGACGGCCCGTCTGGAGACCGACCCGGAGCTGGCCGCCGCGTACCGGGCCGCGCACGAGGACTACCTCGCGCGGCGCGACGCCATCGAGGTGCTGGAGGGCTTCCCGAGCGCGGGGGGCATGCCGGACCGGGTCAAGTGCCTGCACGTGCTCGTGGGGCACTCGCTGGCGGCGGGACCGGGCGTGAACCCGCTGGGGGACGAGGCGATCGCGATGCTGCCGGAGTGGTGGCGCAAGGGGCCGTGCGTGTCGCCGTGCGACGGGCCGGGCGGGGACGAGGGCTGA
- a CDS encoding Ppx/GppA phosphatase family protein, protein MTRVAAIDCGTNSIRLLVADADPRTGEFTELDRRMEIVRLGQGVDRTGRLAPEALERTFAACRQYAAVIEEHGAEKVRFVATSASRDAENRDDFVRGVLDILGVEPEVISGDQEAAISFDGATKELAGRDDLAKPYLVVDIGGGSTEFVVGDDRVRAARSVDIGCVRLTERHLVRDGEVTDPPAPEQADAIRADVAAALDLAGQTVPLASAATLVGLAGTVTTVAAIALGLEEYDSEAIHHSRVSLEQVREITARLLASTHAERAAIGAMHPGRVDVIASGALILLAVMERAGVREVVVSEHDILDGIGWSIA, encoded by the coding sequence ATGACGCGGGTAGCTGCCATCGACTGCGGTACCAACTCCATCCGTCTGCTCGTCGCGGACGCCGATCCCCGCACGGGCGAGTTCACCGAGCTCGACCGGCGGATGGAGATCGTCCGGCTGGGGCAGGGGGTCGACCGGACCGGGCGGCTCGCCCCCGAGGCGCTGGAGCGCACGTTCGCCGCCTGCCGGCAGTACGCGGCGGTGATCGAGGAGCACGGCGCCGAGAAGGTCCGCTTCGTCGCCACCTCGGCCTCCCGGGACGCGGAGAACCGGGACGACTTCGTGCGCGGGGTGCTGGACATCCTGGGCGTCGAGCCCGAGGTGATCAGCGGCGACCAGGAGGCCGCGATCTCGTTCGACGGCGCCACCAAGGAGCTCGCCGGGCGCGACGACCTCGCGAAGCCGTACCTGGTCGTGGACATCGGCGGCGGCTCCACCGAGTTCGTCGTCGGCGACGACCGGGTGCGGGCCGCCCGGTCCGTGGACATCGGGTGCGTCCGGCTGACCGAGCGCCATCTCGTACGGGACGGCGAGGTCACCGACCCGCCCGCGCCCGAGCAGGCCGACGCGATCCGGGCGGACGTCGCCGCCGCCCTGGACCTGGCCGGGCAGACCGTCCCGCTCGCCTCGGCGGCCACCCTCGTCGGCCTCGCCGGGACGGTCACCACGGTGGCCGCCATCGCGCTGGGTCTGGAGGAGTACGACTCCGAGGCGATCCACCACTCCCGGGTCTCCCTGGAGCAGGTCCGGGAGATCACCGCGCGGCTCCTCGCCTCCACCCACGCCGAGCGCGCCGCGATCGGTGCCATGCACCCGGGACGGGTCGATGTGATCGCCTCGGGCGCCCTGATCCTGCTGGCCGTCATGGAGCGCGCGGGCGTCCGCGAGGTCGTCGTGAGCGAACACGACATTCTCGACGGAATCGGCTGGTCCATCGCCTGA
- a CDS encoding NAD(P)/FAD-dependent oxidoreductase, translating into MSTTERPRILVVGGGYVGLYAARRILKKMRYGEATVTVVDPRSYMTYQPFLPEAAAGSISPRHVVVPLRRVLPKAEVLTGRVTTIDQDRKVATVAPLVGEAYELPFDYLVIAMGAVSRTFPIPGLAEQGIGMKGIEEAIGLRNHVLEQLDKADSTTDEDVRRRALTFVFVGGGFAGAETIGEVEDMARDAAKYYTNVKREDMRFILVDAADKILPEVGPKLGTWGREHLESRGVEVFLSTSMDSCVDGHVVLKNGLEVDSNTIVWTAGVKPNPALARFGLPLGPRGHVDTNEKLQVQGTDYIWAAGDNAQVPDMIGRKAGNPNAWCPPNAQHALRQAKVLGDNVISGLRGFPQGDYSHANKGAVAGLGLHKGVAMIVMGKVKIKLKGRLAWYMHRGYHGMAMPTWNRKIRIFADWTLAMFLKREVVSLGAMETPREEFYEAAKPAPAPAAAKPVGEKAKAS; encoded by the coding sequence ATGAGCACCACGGAGCGTCCCAGGATCCTCGTAGTAGGCGGTGGGTACGTAGGCCTGTACGCAGCTCGACGCATTCTGAAGAAGATGCGCTACGGAGAGGCGACCGTCACGGTCGTCGACCCGCGCTCGTACATGACGTACCAGCCCTTCCTCCCCGAAGCTGCTGCCGGCAGCATCTCGCCTCGGCATGTCGTCGTCCCGCTGCGACGCGTCCTGCCCAAGGCCGAGGTCCTCACCGGCCGCGTCACGACCATCGACCAGGACCGCAAGGTCGCCACGGTTGCGCCGCTCGTCGGCGAGGCCTACGAGCTGCCCTTCGACTACCTGGTCATCGCGATGGGCGCCGTCTCCCGTACCTTCCCGATCCCCGGCCTGGCCGAACAGGGCATCGGCATGAAGGGCATCGAGGAGGCCATCGGCCTGCGCAACCACGTTCTCGAGCAGCTGGACAAGGCCGACTCGACGACCGATGAGGACGTCCGTCGCCGGGCGCTCACCTTCGTCTTCGTGGGCGGCGGCTTCGCCGGTGCGGAGACCATCGGCGAGGTCGAGGACATGGCCCGCGACGCGGCGAAGTACTACACGAACGTGAAGCGCGAGGACATGCGCTTCATCCTCGTCGACGCCGCCGACAAGATCCTTCCCGAGGTCGGCCCGAAGCTGGGCACCTGGGGCCGGGAGCACCTGGAGTCCCGTGGTGTCGAGGTCTTCCTCTCGACCTCCATGGACTCCTGCGTCGACGGTCACGTGGTGCTGAAGAACGGTCTGGAGGTCGACTCCAACACCATCGTGTGGACGGCCGGTGTGAAGCCGAACCCGGCGCTGGCCCGCTTCGGTCTGCCGCTCGGCCCGCGCGGTCACGTGGACACCAACGAGAAGCTCCAGGTGCAGGGCACCGACTACATCTGGGCCGCGGGCGACAACGCCCAGGTGCCGGACATGATCGGCCGCAAGGCCGGCAACCCGAACGCCTGGTGCCCGCCCAACGCGCAGCACGCGCTGCGTCAGGCCAAGGTCCTCGGTGACAACGTCATCTCCGGGTTGCGCGGCTTCCCGCAGGGCGACTACAGCCACGCCAACAAGGGTGCGGTCGCCGGTCTGGGCCTGCACAAGGGCGTCGCGATGATCGTCATGGGCAAGGTGAAGATCAAGCTCAAGGGCCGTCTCGCCTGGTACATGCACCGCGGCTACCACGGCATGGCGATGCCGACCTGGAACCGCAAGATCCGGATCTTCGCCGACTGGACGCTCGCGATGTTCCTCAAGCGCGAGGTCGTCTCCCTGGGCGCCATGGAGACCCCGCGCGAGGAGTTCTACGAGGCCGCCAAGCCGGCCCCGGCACCCGCCGCCGCCAAGCCGGTGGGCGAGAAGGCCAAGGCCTCCTAG
- a CDS encoding cyclopropane-fatty-acyl-phospholipid synthase family protein: MADAALRLTALAQELLGEPLPVRIRAWDGSESGPPGAPVLVIKNRRALRRLLWKPGELGLARGWVAGELDIEGDLYEALDLMAGLIWERGAEAKDSVHPVRDPKLRAAAKGLLQLAGPWPPPPPPPEEVRRRTGTLHTKRRDKEAISHHYDVGNDFYALVLGPSMVYSCAYWEDGGTLEDAQRDKLDLVCRKLALKEGDRLLDVGCGWGSMAIHAAREYGARVTGVTLSTEQAAFARKRIAEEGLTDRIEIRVQDYRDVRDGPYDAISSIGMAEHVGSVRYREYADDLYALLKPGGRLLNHQIARRPEKDESAYRIDAFIDSYVFPDGELAPVGRTVATLEEAGFETRDVESLREHYALTLRRWVANLEGDWQRAVRATSPGRARVWRLYMAASALSFEHNKIGVNQILAVRPAEGGGSRMPLRARDWRASATG; this comes from the coding sequence ATGGCAGACGCCGCGTTGCGGCTGACCGCTCTCGCCCAGGAGTTGCTGGGAGAACCCCTACCGGTCCGCATCCGGGCCTGGGACGGCAGTGAGTCCGGACCGCCCGGCGCCCCCGTCCTCGTCATCAAGAACCGCCGCGCCCTGCGCCGCCTGCTCTGGAAGCCGGGCGAACTGGGCCTGGCGCGCGGCTGGGTGGCCGGCGAGCTCGACATCGAGGGCGATCTCTACGAGGCCCTGGACCTGATGGCCGGGCTGATCTGGGAGCGCGGCGCGGAGGCGAAGGACAGCGTCCACCCGGTCCGCGACCCCAAGCTGCGGGCCGCCGCCAAGGGACTGCTCCAGCTGGCCGGCCCCTGGCCGCCGCCCCCGCCGCCGCCCGAGGAGGTCCGCCGCCGCACCGGCACCCTGCACACCAAGCGCCGTGACAAGGAGGCCATCAGCCACCACTACGACGTGGGCAATGACTTCTACGCATTGGTCCTGGGACCGTCCATGGTCTACTCCTGCGCCTACTGGGAGGACGGCGGAACCCTTGAGGACGCCCAGCGCGACAAGCTCGACCTGGTCTGCCGCAAGCTCGCGCTGAAGGAGGGCGACCGGCTGCTGGACGTCGGCTGCGGCTGGGGCTCCATGGCCATCCACGCCGCCCGTGAGTACGGCGCTCGCGTCACCGGTGTCACCCTCTCCACCGAACAGGCCGCCTTCGCCAGGAAGCGCATCGCCGAGGAGGGCCTCACCGACCGGATCGAGATCCGGGTCCAGGACTACCGGGACGTCAGGGACGGCCCGTACGACGCCATCTCCTCCATCGGCATGGCCGAACACGTCGGCTCCGTCCGCTACCGCGAGTACGCCGACGACCTCTACGCACTCCTCAAGCCCGGCGGGCGCCTGCTCAACCACCAGATCGCCCGCCGCCCGGAGAAGGACGAGTCCGCCTACCGCATCGACGCGTTCATCGACTCCTACGTCTTCCCGGACGGTGAACTGGCCCCGGTCGGCCGCACCGTCGCCACCCTGGAGGAGGCCGGCTTCGAGACCAGGGACGTCGAGTCGCTCCGCGAGCACTACGCCCTGACCCTGCGCCGCTGGGTCGCCAACCTGGAGGGCGACTGGCAGCGTGCGGTCAGGGCGACCTCGCCCGGCCGGGCGAGGGTCTGGCGGCTCTACATGGCCGCCTCCGCGCTCTCCTTCGAGCACAACAAGATCGGCGTCAACCAGATCCTCGCGGTCCGCCCCGCCGAGGGCGGCGGCTCCCGGATGCCGCTGCGCGCCCGCGACTGGAGGGCCTCCGCGACCGGCTGA